A single Ziziphus jujuba cultivar Dongzao chromosome 11, ASM3175591v1 DNA region contains:
- the LOC107432417 gene encoding uncharacterized protein LOC107432417 — translation MKLHLASNGCQNPKFKSLLPTTIKACAPTQDLQGQSVAVVGLGKSGKAATRLALARGASVVAVDCNENLGLLEQDPLFEMHSGSLRTILGYFDEELLNGVDRVIVSPGVPLDNHGLSALLHSGKQVMSELDFAAEILPKSVKILAVTGTNGKSTVVTFAGQVLCELGIEAFVGGNLGNPLSEAAFQCIASPSLKPKFQVAVVEVSSYQMEIPNNHFCPSVAVVLNLTPDHLERHGTMRNYAALKCRLFSHMSHPRLGLLPFGNEHLNEAIAEHMDELNLAWIGAYPGVKIDSEAKVSSFEVPAVGVVSQLQLGALKAMGTHNYQNAAVAALSIIGLNVGVDIEAIGSTIEKLRPPPHRMQIVYKDVHGVTWVDDSKATNAEATYAGLMGLRRQKSVILLGGVAKVLDGLESNGFEQLVELLNYHRCVITFGTSGTLIQTTLSNNGLRIPCIRAANLKNAVSCARTISKPGDAVVLSPGCASFDEFRNFEHRGMVFQELARSL, via the exons ATGAAGCTGCATCTTGCCAGCAATGGATGTCAGAATCCCAAATTTAAGAGCTTACTTCCAACCACCATCAAAGCTTGCGCTCCTACTCAGGACCTTCAAGGCCAATCCGTTGCT GTTGTTGGTTTAGGAAAATCTGGAAAAGCTGCAACAAGGCTTGCTCTAGCTAGAGGTGCTTCAGTTGTAGCCGTTGACTGTAATGAGAACTTGGGTTTGTTAGAG CAAGATCCTCTTTTTGAGATGCATAGTGGAAGTTTGAGAACAATCTTGGGATACTTCGATGAAGAGCTACTTAATGGCGTGGACAGGGTGATTGTGTCCCCTGGAGTTCCCTTGGACAACCATGGTCTTTCCGCTTTGTTGCATTCA GGAAAGCAGGTAATGTCTGAGTTGGATTTTGCAGCAGAAATTCTTCCAAAAAGTGTCAAGATTTTAGCAGTGACAGGAACCAATGGAAAATCAACAGTCGTTACTTTTGCTGGACAGGTTCT CTGTGAATTGGGCATTGAGGCATTTGTTGGGGGTAACCTTGGAAATCCACTCTCAGAAGCTGCTTTCCAATGCATAGCATCACCTTCTTTAAAACCCAAGTTTCAG GTTGCAGTAGTCGAGGTTAGCAGTTACCAAATGGAGATTCCTAACAACCACTTCTGCCCTTCA GTTGCTGTAGTGCTAAACCTTACACCTGATCATTTAGAAAGGCACGGGACAATGAGAAACTATGCAGCGCTAAAATGCCGGTTATTTTCTCACATGTCCCATCCCAGGCTGGGGCTTCTTCCATTCG GTAACGAGCATTTGAATGAAGCAATTGCAGAACACATGGATGAACTAAATCTTGCTTGGATAGGAGCCTATCCTGGTGTTAAA ATTGATTCCGAAGCAAaagtttcaagttttgaagtTCCTGCAGTGGGGGTTGTTTCTCAACTACAGTTGGGTGCATTAAAAGCGATGGGGACACACAACTATCAAAATGCTGCAGTGGCTGCATTATCTATTATTGGTCTGAATGTTGGAGTTGATATTGAAGCTATAGGTTCAactattgaaaaattaagacCACCCCCACACCGGATGCAAATTG TATACAAGGATGTCCATGGGGTTACTTGGGTGGATGACAGCAAGGCAACTAATGCTGAAGCAACATATGCAGGATTAATGGGTCTAAGAAGACAAAAGTCTGTGATTTTACTTGGTGGAGTTGCAAAG GTCTTAGATGGATTAGAATCTAATGGTTTTGAACAGTTGGTCGAACTGCTTAATTACCATAGATGCGTAATCACT TTTGGGACTTCGGGGACACTCATTCAGACAACATTGTCCAATAATGGGCTTAGAATTCCCTGTATTAGAGCTGCAAATCTGAAGAACGCAGTCAGCTGTGCTAGGACGATCTCAAAACCAG GGGATGCTGTGGTATTAAGCCCAGGATGTGCAAGCTTTGATGAATTCAGAAATTTTGAGCACAGAGGGATGGTTTTTCAGGAGCTGGCTCGCTCATtataa
- the LOC107432413 gene encoding protein cornichon homolog 1 isoform X2 — MSWDLIFWIICFAIDLGLLASTFYQLVILTDLEADYINPFESSSRINSLVYPEFIVHGVLCALFLLTWHWFLFLITLPMSAYFVMLFLKRKHLVDVTEVFRLLNAEKRLRKLKLAFYLGLLVIIIFRLTLSAFNSLTNEEDAVNIF; from the exons ATGAGCTGGGACTTGATCTTCTGGATAATCTGCTTCGCCATTGACCTAGGCCTCCTTGCTTCCACCTTCTATcag CTGGTGATTTTGACGGACTTGGAGGCTGACTATATAAACCCTTTTGAATCATCTTCCCGCATTAACTCTTTGGTGTATCCTGAGTTCATTGTGCATGGAGTTCTTTGTGCACTTTTCCTCTTGACATGGCACTGGTTCTTGTTCCTAATTACTCTTCCCATGTCTGCCTATTTCGTGATGCT GTTTTTGAAGCGCAAGCATCTTGTTGATGTTACTGAAGTGTTTAGGCTTCTAAATGCTGAGAAGAGATTGAGGAAATTGAAGCTTGCATTCTATCTGGGTCTCCTTGTTATAATCATCTTCAG GCTTACATTATCTGCTTTCAACTCTTTAACTAATGAGGAAGATGCTgtgaatatattttga
- the LOC107432413 gene encoding protein cornichon homolog 1 isoform X1, with translation MSWDLIFWIICFAIDLGLLASTFYQLVILTDLEADYINPFESSSRINSLVYPEFIVHGVLCALFLLTWHWFLFLITLPMSAYFVMLFLKRKHLVDVTEVFRLLNAEKRLRKLKLAFYLGLLVIIIFRTFTAGKISLQRSEFGELDLRSSFLVF, from the exons ATGAGCTGGGACTTGATCTTCTGGATAATCTGCTTCGCCATTGACCTAGGCCTCCTTGCTTCCACCTTCTATcag CTGGTGATTTTGACGGACTTGGAGGCTGACTATATAAACCCTTTTGAATCATCTTCCCGCATTAACTCTTTGGTGTATCCTGAGTTCATTGTGCATGGAGTTCTTTGTGCACTTTTCCTCTTGACATGGCACTGGTTCTTGTTCCTAATTACTCTTCCCATGTCTGCCTATTTCGTGATGCT GTTTTTGAAGCGCAAGCATCTTGTTGATGTTACTGAAGTGTTTAGGCTTCTAAATGCTGAGAAGAGATTGAGGAAATTGAAGCTTGCATTCTATCTGGGTCTCCTTGTTATAATCATCTTCAG AACTTTCACTGCTGGAAAAATATCACTTCAGAGATCCGAGTTTGGAGAATTAGATCTTCGCTCTTCTTTTCTAGTATTCTAG
- the LOC107432409 gene encoding transcription factor bHLH48 isoform X3, giving the protein METAAGALPGSTPAAVAATEHEEPGLDSLQFREEIQRLITVPPENASSFTALLELPATQAMELLDHTLDSEGTPTPTTLSGEQVQKPYLHPPFNSSNLTFPSNPALIERAAMFSVFAGENSPETSSVPSNSSANLEKVKNEPVETDSNPNSFQHLSSDPTVENKNQRPSAKRKEREKKAKGSTKKSKNENSEDAEKLPYVHVRARRGQATDSHSLAERARREKINARMKLLQELVPGCNKISGTALVLDEIINHVQSLQRQVEFLSMRLAAVNPRIDFNLDSILSTEM; this is encoded by the exons ATGGAGACAGCAGCAGGAGCCTTACCCGGATCTACGCCGGCGGCGGTGGCGGCAACTGAACACGAAGAACCCGGGTTGGATTCCCTCCAATTTCGAGAAGAAATCCAGAGGCTCATCACGGTGCCGCCGGAAAACGCCAGCTCCTTCACGGCGCTTCTGGAACTCCCGGCGACTCAAGCAATGGAGCTACTGGACCACACGCTGGATTCCGAGGGAACTCCGACGCCGACAACTCTCTCCGGCGAGCAAGTTCAGAAGCCGTATCTCCATCCTCCATTCAACTCTTCCAATCTGACATTCCCCTCCAATCCTGCTCTAATCGAACGAGCAGCCATGTTTTCGGTTTTCGCCGGCGAGAACTCGCCGGAGACGAGCTCGGTGCCGTCGAACTCGAGCGCGAATTTGGAGAAGGTGAAGAATGAGCCCGTGGAAACGGATTCGAACCCTAACTCATTCCAGCATCTAAGCTCCGATCCGACGGTGGAAAACAAGAACCAGAGGCCATCGGCGAAGAGAAAGGAGCGAGagaaaaag GCAAAAGGGTCTACGAAGAAGAGCAAGAACGAGAATAGTGAAGATGCCGAGAAGCTTCCTTATGTTCACGTTAGAGCCCGTCGTGGTCAAGCCACAGATAGCCATAGCTTAGCAGAGCGA GCTAGGAGAGAAAAAATTAATGCTAGGATGAAGTTACTACAGGAGCTGGTCCCAGGATGCAACAAG ATTTCAGGCACAGCACTGGTGCTGGATGAAATTATCAACCATGTACAGTCCCTTCAACGTCAAGTGGAG TTCTTATCGATGAGACTTGCAGCAGTCAACCCAAGAATTGATTTTAACCTTGACAGTATATTGTCTACAGAA ATGTAA
- the LOC107432409 gene encoding transcription factor bHLH48 isoform X1, producing the protein METAAGALPGSTPAAVAATEHEEPGLDSLQFREEIQRLITVPPENASSFTALLELPATQAMELLDHTLDSEGTPTPTTLSGEQVQKPYLHPPFNSSNLTFPSNPALIERAAMFSVFAGENSPETSSVPSNSSANLEKVKNEPVETDSNPNSFQHLSSDPTVENKNQRPSAKRKEREKKAKGSTKKSKNENSEDAEKLPYVHVRARRGQATDSHSLAERARREKINARMKLLQELVPGCNKISGTALVLDEIINHVQSLQRQVEFLSMRLAAVNPRIDFNLDSILSTENGTLVESNFPSVVAPLMWPEGPVNGNRQHYQQQWHFDALRQPLWGREEDNHTFITPENSLLSYDSSANSASLHSSQLKMEL; encoded by the exons ATGGAGACAGCAGCAGGAGCCTTACCCGGATCTACGCCGGCGGCGGTGGCGGCAACTGAACACGAAGAACCCGGGTTGGATTCCCTCCAATTTCGAGAAGAAATCCAGAGGCTCATCACGGTGCCGCCGGAAAACGCCAGCTCCTTCACGGCGCTTCTGGAACTCCCGGCGACTCAAGCAATGGAGCTACTGGACCACACGCTGGATTCCGAGGGAACTCCGACGCCGACAACTCTCTCCGGCGAGCAAGTTCAGAAGCCGTATCTCCATCCTCCATTCAACTCTTCCAATCTGACATTCCCCTCCAATCCTGCTCTAATCGAACGAGCAGCCATGTTTTCGGTTTTCGCCGGCGAGAACTCGCCGGAGACGAGCTCGGTGCCGTCGAACTCGAGCGCGAATTTGGAGAAGGTGAAGAATGAGCCCGTGGAAACGGATTCGAACCCTAACTCATTCCAGCATCTAAGCTCCGATCCGACGGTGGAAAACAAGAACCAGAGGCCATCGGCGAAGAGAAAGGAGCGAGagaaaaag GCAAAAGGGTCTACGAAGAAGAGCAAGAACGAGAATAGTGAAGATGCCGAGAAGCTTCCTTATGTTCACGTTAGAGCCCGTCGTGGTCAAGCCACAGATAGCCATAGCTTAGCAGAGCGA GCTAGGAGAGAAAAAATTAATGCTAGGATGAAGTTACTACAGGAGCTGGTCCCAGGATGCAACAAG ATTTCAGGCACAGCACTGGTGCTGGATGAAATTATCAACCATGTACAGTCCCTTCAACGTCAAGTGGAG TTCTTATCGATGAGACTTGCAGCAGTCAACCCAAGAATTGATTTTAACCTTGACAGTATATTGTCTACAGAA AATGGGACTCTAGTAGAAAGTAATTTTCCCAGTGTGGTTGCACCTCTGATGTGGCCCGAAGGCCCAGTTAACGGGAACAGACAACACTATCAACAGCAATGGCATTTTGATGCGCTTCGCCAGCCACTTTGGGGGAGGGAAGAAGACAATCACACTTTCATTACTCCAGAGAATTCACTTTTGAGTTACGATTCTTCAGCAAATTCAG CATCCCTGCATTCGAGTCAATTGAAGATGGAGCTTTGA
- the LOC107432409 gene encoding transcription factor bHLH48 isoform X2: protein METAAGALPGSTPAAVAATEHEEPGLDSLQFREEIQRLITVPPENASSFTALLELPATQAMELLDHTLDSEGTPTPTTLSGEQVQKPYLHPPFNSSNLTFPSNPALIERAAMFSVFAGENSPETSSVPSNSSANLEKVKNEPVETDSNPNSFQHLSSDPTVENKNQRPSAKRKEREKKAKGSTKKSKNENSEDAEKLPYVHVRARRGQATDSHSLAERARREKINARMKLLQELVPGCNKISGTALVLDEIINHVQSLQRQVEFLSMRLAAVNPRIDFNLDSILSTELSEGEFLSRASAANS from the exons ATGGAGACAGCAGCAGGAGCCTTACCCGGATCTACGCCGGCGGCGGTGGCGGCAACTGAACACGAAGAACCCGGGTTGGATTCCCTCCAATTTCGAGAAGAAATCCAGAGGCTCATCACGGTGCCGCCGGAAAACGCCAGCTCCTTCACGGCGCTTCTGGAACTCCCGGCGACTCAAGCAATGGAGCTACTGGACCACACGCTGGATTCCGAGGGAACTCCGACGCCGACAACTCTCTCCGGCGAGCAAGTTCAGAAGCCGTATCTCCATCCTCCATTCAACTCTTCCAATCTGACATTCCCCTCCAATCCTGCTCTAATCGAACGAGCAGCCATGTTTTCGGTTTTCGCCGGCGAGAACTCGCCGGAGACGAGCTCGGTGCCGTCGAACTCGAGCGCGAATTTGGAGAAGGTGAAGAATGAGCCCGTGGAAACGGATTCGAACCCTAACTCATTCCAGCATCTAAGCTCCGATCCGACGGTGGAAAACAAGAACCAGAGGCCATCGGCGAAGAGAAAGGAGCGAGagaaaaag GCAAAAGGGTCTACGAAGAAGAGCAAGAACGAGAATAGTGAAGATGCCGAGAAGCTTCCTTATGTTCACGTTAGAGCCCGTCGTGGTCAAGCCACAGATAGCCATAGCTTAGCAGAGCGA GCTAGGAGAGAAAAAATTAATGCTAGGATGAAGTTACTACAGGAGCTGGTCCCAGGATGCAACAAG ATTTCAGGCACAGCACTGGTGCTGGATGAAATTATCAACCATGTACAGTCCCTTCAACGTCAAGTGGAG TTCTTATCGATGAGACTTGCAGCAGTCAACCCAAGAATTGATTTTAACCTTGACAGTATATTGTCTACAGAA TTGTCAGAAGGCGAGTTTCTATCACGTGCAAGTGCTGCAAATTCTTGA
- the LOC107432408 gene encoding LOW QUALITY PROTEIN: uncharacterized protein LOC107432408 (The sequence of the model RefSeq protein was modified relative to this genomic sequence to represent the inferred CDS: deleted 1 base in 1 codon) produces MAGQQHSPCFLHIQSIIALIFLFPLLQSQPATSPTLLRLTTLPLTLSVVDFGAIGDGVHHDTAAIQSAIDACPTFTSKVCYVTFPPGSYLTATVRLKSGVVLDVQEGAKILGGTRIGDYPREQSRWYVVLAENATDVGITGGGVVDGQGLAFVKRFDERKNVMVSWNRTGACYGDECRPRLVGFIGCKNVRVWNVRLTQPAYWCLHIVRCENTSIHDVSIYGDFNTPNNDGIDIDDSNNTVITRCHIDTGDDAICPKTYTAPLYNLTATNCWIRTKSSAIKFGSASWFDFKGLVFDNITIVDSHRGLGFQIRDGGNVSDITFSNINITTRYYDPSWWGRAEPIYVTTCPRDSRSKEGSISNLLFINITANSENGVFLSGSEGGLLRNLRFINMNITYRKWTKYEGGLLDYRPGCQGLVKHSIAGIIMEHIDGLEVENVNMRWFDNHLRRWNNPLDFRPSTVNNISLLNFHSGLYKVEIEKRERERSGRTTDNPHSF; encoded by the exons ATGGCTGGTCAACAACACTCACCTTGTTTCTTACATATTCAATCGATCATCGCCCTCATATTTCTGTTTCCCCTCCTCCAATCACAACCCGCCACCTCACCCACTCTACTCCGCCTCACCACACTCCCTCTCACCCTCTCCGTCGTCGACTTCGGCGCTATCGGCGACGGCGTCCACCATGACACCGCCGCCATCCAATCCGCCATCGATGCTTGTCCCACCTTTACCTCCAAGGTCTGCTACGTCACATTCCCTCCGGGATCATACCTTACAGCCACCGTTCGCCTTAAATCCGGCGTCGTATTGGACGTCCAAGAAGGTGCTAAGATCCTCGGCGGCACGAGGATCGGTGACTACCCGAGGGAGCAGTCGAGGTGGTACGTGGTGTTAGCAGAGAACGCCACCGATGTGGGGATCACCGGAGGTGGAGTGGTGGACGGTCAGGGTTTGGCTTTCGTGAAGAGGTTCGACGAGAGGAAGAACGtcatggtgagctggaatcggACCGGAGCTTGCTACGGCGACGAGTGCAGGCCCAGGCTGGTCGGCTTCATCGGCTGCAAGAATGTTCGGGTTTGGAATGTTAGGTTGACACAGCCCGCTTACTGGTG CTTGCACATAGTACGGTGTGAAAACACATCCATTCATGATGTTTCCATTTATGGAGATTTTAATACACCAAATAATGATGGGATCGATATTGATGATTCAAATAATACGGTCATTACAAGATGCCACATTGATACAGGAGATGATGCCATCTGTCCAAAGACATACACTGCCCCGCTTTATAACCTAACTGCAACAAACTGTTGGATTCGGACAAAGTCTTCAGCAATCAAATTTGGCAGTGCTAGTTGGTTCGATTTTAAGGGTTTGGTGTTTGACAATATTACCATTGTTGATTCTCACAGAGGACTGGGATTTCAGATACGTGATGGAG GAAATGTAAGTGACATTACCTTCTCAAACATCAACATCACCACAAGATACTATGACCCGTCATGGTGGGGAAGAGCAGAGCCCATCTATGTGACTACTTGCCCACGAGACTCAAGGTCAAAGGAGGGCTCCATATCTAACCTACTCTTCATCAACATCACTGCAAATTCGGAAAATGGAGTATTCTTATCAGGTTCTGAAGGTGGACTACTTAGGAATTTGAGATTCATTAACATGAATATCACTTATAGAAAATGGACAAAATATGAGGGTGGTTTGTTAGACTACAGACCAGGATGCCAGGGACTTGTTAAACACAGCATAGCGGGAATCATAATGGAACACATTGATGGTTTGGAGGTAGAAAATGTGAATATGAGATGGTTTGATAACCATTTGAGGAGGTGGAATAATCCTTTGGATTTCAGACCTTCAACTGTAAATAACATTTCTCTGCTTAATTTCCATTCAGGTTTGTACAAAGTG GAGAttgaaaaaagagagagggagagatcAGGAAGAACCACAGATAATCCTCATTCTTTTTAA